DNA sequence from the Coffea eugenioides isolate CCC68of chromosome 9, Ceug_1.0, whole genome shotgun sequence genome:
acaagagtgaagtgttttcttccttatgcttggagtaagagagagagaaagagagcaagagagggccggctcttcttgaagatttttggaagatttttgggtcatttttggttatttaagtcaatggtaagaaagtcttaaggtaagcccaatcacatggtgacacttgtcacctttaataaaatatctacctaacttgtctctctcatatcaacccaaattgcaacctctacttatctcttaacacccggtaaaataattccagtattcaaaacttaatctagttggccgaaatttttcgaacttttcgcactagtgggtcccacgtccaaaatacgctcttagtttctcaaaatctattcgatactagaaaatcatctaaaaactataattactcataaaattcaccagaaaaatttcctaagccagaaaatgcagaaaacatgccattaaaggggataaaccctaggaaaattattaagaggaatttacgggttctcacactctctcccccttaaaagaatttcgtcctcgaaattccttatcatatatacaaccagttaagtcaagtacaaacataaacgatccaccgaggaatggcctttctagttcaccaaatcctttctaacctaggccctcatatctttcgtatccgggcgcaagaatcccatctaagataattcacaactcgagccggccggtcccaagagtaaaccatccttattaaagattcctacccgacatacatacctagcttcctcgagtcccatgataatgattcgcacacttatcacatgcccggttcataacttatgctcaaacgagcacttagacatattcatgaaattaggaccacaacaccacttagtccaggctcactccgcgcagagaccacgcgaaacaggctctgataccacttgtaacagccccaccttcccctaaggcgaaccaaaggggttagcggactgcctgcccagctctcgccaggactacagatccgtttacgtcaatctaatacgttccggaacttaccaatgcgcgcaaccaagtcaaaatggcaacataacccaaaataagaaaatgacatccggagtcggccatgatagtaaccgacccgtcagaacccaaccgaaagagcacgcaaacattcacatctgaactttagcgattacaatccaaaatgacatacaaaagttttcaaaagttaatacatatacacggtttgccaaatcaaaagagaaaacgccccaaaagtacacttagggttttactacatgagctatacaaaagatatgttcaactagctcaatttggcagccatttgtcaaatccagaccaaaagggtttattttcctgtaaggaaaacaaaaggaacagaaaggggtgagcttgcgctcaatgaggtaccaaacatatagcagaaaaatcatggcatttcacatttaacaaatcagatacacatgccagatgtaaagcaaaggaaccaatgattcaaatcagaaggatacgggtggctctcaggagccaaatttccagcgcagtacttgatccaaaccggttgactctccgtcaacgtatatagaaccaaaacgtccgtagactcctctttacaccgaattccgtccaccaaacacccctttaccgggcccgctcacctcaaacgaacaaaatggtaatactcgagtatacccggaatcaagggtctcaatacccaaaatccccgaacagactaccgtggttcgttatctaatcgtccaggcccttgccggcccgactcgaataacttagccacaggattgagctcataggtcatagaaatccgaacagatgcagacacagataacagattcaaattttgcatagaaattggcacatgaacagactagagaacgagtgtgataaagtacaccctcgtctcgaacaaataaacagattgcagagcagaaatcaagttaaacagcaatggaggggagtggtacactcaccggctcgacttcaaaagttttcacttcagattggccttaatcgccaagaaaccctaaaataatcaaagtaaactaattgaaggtttcatatccaaaatcgagtaaacggaatgcacaagtgaggctcgactacacgtcgtacgccttgccaaataaatactaatgcaagggtggaaaacatgattttcttggaaacgaaaaggtaacatggagacctaggcgcaaacaacccaaaagcccttttatttctaccaaaaggcaaatccaacttaaaagaaccaaacggcctagaaaatcgggcagcacttcccctaaatttcttacttttccagccattaaggcttcattatttcctcgaatcagtcccaacatctcacacaaaattcacctcatttccaaaagccattcactaggcccaaagtaaaagttaactaggaaatgaccggaataaaagtaagccttaaaacatacaaacaagtacaatgagactcgataacgcgtcataaagccaagccaaacataaccccaatagggtttcatatgcatatatagacatataagcaaaccagaaaatcaggaaatggaactcatttgtcccaacaccaaaaacagttttggcctcctaatgcggtaatggcacacaatgcgctacgcttatcggatgagggtgtaagacccaccatatcgaagctaaaagacagggctacaacaatgtagaaggccactcagtccaaatcctagcacaactaggtcaaaaatgcagaaaaccaacccagaaccgtaattgcaggttcccaaatcacacaatgctgtaattcgtccaactcagtctacacaggtccaaatgcattgattccaaaggcatatgatagctaagacatcaagctacatttcatcagaagacaccaacatccaaatccaaagcaattccagtcaaaacagacgattacaatcacagttcgcacattctgatcacccagaacagcaacagtaaaaacgacatatctcactctacactaattcaaatgacctgaaattttgcaggcacctctaaaatgtcattccctacaactttcatgttttgaggaaaggtcaattcggcctatatctatgacctaaaaattcggacagaatgttcatcacaaaaccctcacttttcaatttttggtccaaaacagaaattggttgcaattaatcacttttcccacctcctagagtcattaaacatcatttccaatcatcatacatgaccacacaatcatgctcatattaaaacagaaaattcctcaaaaataataaaacttcaccaattcaaccaaaatcaagatttaatccataaatttgcatcttatacaatcactaagcatgatttaagcatcaaataaagaaggagggtggttcttcacaacttacctttaaaacaagagagagagagctatagACCACCTtatctttccaaacaactccacaaatccaccTTATCTTAgctattgaagaggttttatggagtaatttcaaggttggatggttagttttgatgatttgggacaagagtgaagtgttttcttccttatgcttggagtaagagagagagaaagagagcaagagagggccggctcttcttgaagatttttggaagatttttgggtcattttttggttatttaagtcaatggtaagaaagtcttaaggtaagcccaatcacatggtgacacttgtcacctttaataaaatatctacctaacttgtctctctcatatcaacccaaattgcaacctctacttatctcttaacacccggtaaaataattccagtattcaaaacttaatctagttggccgaaatttttcgaacttttcgcactagtgggtcccacgtccaaaatacgctcttagtttctcaaaatctattcgatactagaaaatcatctaaaaactataattactcataaaattcaccagaaaaatttcctaagccagaaaatgcagaaaacatgccattaaaggggataaaccctaggaaaattattaagaggaatttacgggttctcacaagtaTTAGTTCTATGATTCTGGACTATCTACAGTCCATAAAATTGGCCTTGAGTGAGGTGAAGAAACTAGGAGTGTTAAAATCCACACATCTTGCAACCAAATCATAGGCCTAATCAGAAAATCATCCTCAAGTGACATCAAAATCTCTACACAACTAGAATACATCATGAATTTAGCTCAATATTTATAAAATACTCATTTGACTGTCCAGATATTGAACAGAATAGACTAAGTAAAAGATTGAGCAAACTTACTCAAAGTATAGCTTTTGATGAGGAATTCCTAAACCCTGAATATCATAGTAcacttttgtatagctcataaTGAGTCCTTGCGTCTTGGGTGTGTTATAGTTTCGCCATTAATAAAAGACTATTTGTAGAATTCAATTCACATCTTATACATTCATATACATACTACTGTGTGTAAcaactaaaatgaaaaagaatCGGAAAAGTCCAACTAGGGACGATCTCAAAGTCAGAATTCGGACAAGCATCATCCCACGATAGAAAAGCTCGGTCCATCCTCGGCCCTTCCTCTTTGCCTGCCTGCCTTTCCCGGTCGGCCATTGATACGTTgtattttgctcaaatttttTCGTCTCTGGCTGCCCTCTGTGCCCACTCGGCCATTGATGTAGATAGGACTTCGGAGCTGGAAGGGTTGAGTCTGAACTGGATCAGGAATCAGGGAACATGTCTAAAACGTTGCCGTATTCGATGAAAGATGTGGATTATGATAACGCCAAATTCCGCCATCGATCCCTTCTCAAGGTTTCTATTCTTACTTCCATCccagaaaaaaaatacaatttcttgtttcttttgttcTGTTTTGATTGCTCACTGATGTACTATCTGAATTCCGTTTAATCTTACTATGATCTGTTGGGGCATGTTGAAAATTTTCGTTTGTTGGATTGGGTTTTTCACTTTTTgtgttctttttatttttgcgATAATATTTTTTGGGCCTATATCTTTTGACAGTGATCTATTGTCAAGTGTAATATGTTGCCATACACCCCAAACATTTCAGGATTTACTGGCTAAAAAGTTTCAAACTATGATCCATTATCAAGGAAACTCAAGATTTTGCTCACACTCGTGTTTTTGTCGCAGACCTTTATTCAGTCATCGCTTACAAGTAATGTGAAGCGGGAGTGTACCAAATGTAGTACTGGAAAGTTCCTTGTGCTATTACTGATTGGTGGATTAACATATCTAATGATCACACATACCAGTACTTCAGTTTCTGTTTCCAGCAATGCTAAATCAAACAACATAGGGACTGAGGAACTAAGCAGTTTAcgaagattttggagaaaaccaCCAAGGCTTCCTCCTAGATTATCACCAGATGAAATGAGTAGTAAGAGTGTACCTAATCGTACTCTTGAGAAATTAAATACAAAAAGTATTTGGATGGCTAGGCAACAAAAGGTCAAGGAGGCATTTTTACATGCATGGTCTGGATACAAAACTTATGCTATGGGTTATGATGAACTTATGCCTCTAAGCCGTAGGGGGGTTGATGGTTTAGGAGGTCTAGGAGCAACAGTGGTGGATGCTTTAGACACAGCCATGATAATGGGAGTTGAAGAAGTAATTGTTGATGCAGGTTCATGGATCGAAAAACATCTTCCTGAGAGGATCAGCGGAAAAGGTCAAGTGAATTTGTTTGAAACTACTATTCGTATTTTAGGCGGCCTTTTGAGTGCTTATCATTTGAGCGGGGGGCAAGGGGGAAGTTCGTTGCACAAAGGGCCCAAACCAGTTGTCTATCTAGATAATGCTAGGGATTTGGCTGATCGCCTGCTGGTTGCATTTACATCAAGTCCCTCTGATATTCCATTCAGTGATGTGGTTCTACGTGAGCACTCTGCACACCCTGCTCCTGATGGCATGAGCAGTACTGCAGAAGTTTCAACTTTGCAGCTGGAATTTAATTATCTTAGTTATCTAACTGGGAACCCAAAGTATGGCTTAGAATCAATGAAGGTTTTTGAACATCTGAAGACCCTGTCGAAGGTGGAGGGACTGGTTCCGATATACATAAGGTATGGGCCAAAATACTACTTTCTTTGTAATTAGTTTCATTAACGACTTCTTTGAAAAAAGGTCCTCTTTTTCTTCTGCCAACAGTGTTAAATTCTTTGATAAATATGCTTTTGGTCTTTAAGTAATTTCTTTTGGGCAAATTGGTTTCTCAGTACTAGTGCAGCAATTGGTTTTTCAGTATTAGTGCTAAGAATTTAGGTAGGCTTATTGA
Encoded proteins:
- the LOC113782837 gene encoding mannosyl-oligosaccharide 1,2-alpha-mannosidase MNS3, with translation MSKTLPYSMKDVDYDNAKFRHRSLLKTFIQSSLTSNVKRECTKCSTGKFLVLLLIGGLTYLMITHTSTSVSVSSNAKSNNIGTEELSSLRRFWRKPPRLPPRLSPDEMSSKSVPNRTLEKLNTKSIWMARQQKVKEAFLHAWSGYKTYAMGYDELMPLSRRGVDGLGGLGATVVDALDTAMIMGVEEVIVDAGSWIEKHLPERISGKGQVNLFETTIRILGGLLSAYHLSGGQGGSSLHKGPKPVVYLDNARDLADRLLVAFTSSPSDIPFSDVVLREHSAHPAPDGMSSTAEVSTLQLEFNYLSYLTGNPKYGLESMKVFEHLKTLSKVEGLVPIYISPHSGEFNGENIRLGSRGDSYYEYLIKVWLQQRGRNSTYLFDMYEEAMKGVRHRLVRQSVPNGLVFVGELPYGSQGSFSPKMDHLVCFLPGALALGATKGLTKDKAVKESILTFEDLENLKLAEDLTKTCVEMYSVTSTGLASEIVYFNIEGNSESGPDGGNKSSKYVRDIIIKPADRHNLLRPETVESLFILYRITEDPKYREWGWQIFEAFEKHTKVDTGGYTSLDDVTTIPPQRRDKMETFFLGETLKYLYLLFGDESVLPLDEFVFNTEAHPFPILGNLVKQ